One Desulfobulbus propionicus DSM 2032 DNA segment encodes these proteins:
- the radC gene encoding RadC family protein: MDKCDWQDKGAGHRQRLRDKLLAQGIEAFTDSEIIELLLTFGTPRSDCKEAARAALAQFKSLPAVLDASPIQLQQIKGIGPKNIFALQFIQGVARRYLRQRIVGKQYVHSSREVADYLIHSMRGLQHEVLTVVFLDAAHGIIDAAVVAEGTVTVNTVYPRELVKAALARNASALVIAHNHPSGSLTPSRQDEELTRSLHLICSFMHINLLDHLIIGASDQVYSFADQGIMAKIRADCRRLLDRTA, translated from the coding sequence GTGGATAAATGTGACTGGCAGGACAAGGGTGCGGGCCATCGCCAGCGGCTGCGCGACAAGCTCCTGGCGCAGGGGATCGAGGCCTTCACCGACAGCGAAATCATCGAACTGCTGCTGACCTTCGGCACACCGCGCTCCGATTGCAAGGAGGCGGCGCGCGCGGCGCTGGCCCAGTTCAAATCCCTGCCCGCCGTGCTCGACGCCTCGCCGATCCAGTTACAGCAGATCAAGGGGATCGGTCCGAAGAACATCTTCGCCCTCCAGTTCATCCAGGGGGTGGCCCGGCGCTACCTGCGCCAGCGCATCGTTGGCAAGCAGTATGTCCACTCCTCCCGCGAGGTGGCCGACTATCTGATCCACTCCATGCGCGGCCTGCAACACGAAGTATTGACCGTGGTCTTCCTCGACGCCGCCCACGGCATCATCGACGCGGCCGTGGTGGCCGAGGGCACGGTCACGGTCAATACCGTCTACCCGCGCGAGCTGGTCAAGGCCGCCCTGGCCCGCAATGCCAGCGCCCTGGTGATCGCCCACAACCATCCCTCGGGCAGCCTCACCCCCTCCCGCCAGGATGAAGAGCTCACACGCTCCCTCCATCTGATCTGCTCGTTCATGCACATCAACCTGCTCGACCACCTGATCATCGGCGCCTCCGATCAAGTGTACAGTTTCGCCGACCAGGGAATCATGGCCAAGATCCGTGCCGACTGCCGCCGCCTGCTCGACCGGACCGCCTGA
- the rdgC gene encoding recombination-associated protein RdgC, with the protein MGLLAGSASLTRFSVVGELPESFWDVAAQRIAAMSFKDIDDTMDEYSIGWVSVADMFDAGFAYSSYAAGDYIALTMRVDERKVAPSVLKKYVAKEEERIKREKQIPRLNRAARLEIKERVRAELIRKSPPVPSTYDLCWNLADSTLLFFSTSKKAMALLEDLFKETFHLSLILQIPWLTGQRMAEGEALEKYEEMRPAILL; encoded by the coding sequence ATGGGATTACTCGCAGGTTCAGCATCGTTGACACGTTTTTCGGTGGTAGGGGAATTGCCCGAATCATTCTGGGATGTTGCCGCCCAGAGAATCGCGGCGATGAGCTTCAAGGATATCGACGACACCATGGACGAATATTCCATCGGCTGGGTTTCGGTCGCGGACATGTTTGACGCCGGCTTCGCCTACAGCTCCTATGCCGCCGGGGACTACATCGCCTTGACGATGCGGGTTGACGAGCGCAAGGTGGCACCGTCGGTACTGAAAAAATATGTCGCCAAAGAAGAAGAACGGATCAAGCGGGAAAAACAGATCCCCCGATTAAATCGGGCGGCCCGCCTAGAGATCAAGGAGCGGGTGCGCGCCGAACTGATTCGCAAATCGCCGCCGGTTCCCTCCACCTATGACCTGTGCTGGAATTTGGCCGACAGCACCCTGCTCTTTTTTTCCACCAGCAAAAAGGCCATGGCTCTCCTTGAGGATCTGTTCAAGGAGACCTTTCACCTCTCGCTCATCCTGCAGATCCCTTGGCTGACCGGCCAACGCATGGCCGAAGGCGAGGCATTGGAAAAATATGAGGAAATGCGCCCCGCCATTTTGCTGTAA
- a CDS encoding tyrosine-type recombinase/integrase, producing MAYKNYNNNKDKYPWTGQRIVNGKRQRKSFLTKKEALLWESEQLPDEIAEQKTHSVCLLDWATEYLRHAEQNFTGKTFDEKRMAFRQFFAYSGINPKESANRLTALQVQKALQRQSISRSGNAANKDRKNLSAAWSWGVKFLQLPSENPFSKVEKFASERFERYVPTLDDFWKVFHSLVQDQDKLMLYCYLQTGARRDELFRLTWADVDFFRKRIRLSWRKNKVGEWRSQWLSIKDDLAEWLLRHKKGNSDLKEHVFVSYRSLAYQYRQHWLKKVCKEAGVKPFGFHGIRHLFASILAAQNVPLVEIQYMLRHTSLATTQRYIHRLKKENREVLAALPGLTASEKNPSKILQQVLGV from the coding sequence ATGGCGTACAAAAACTACAACAACAACAAAGACAAATATCCCTGGACGGGACAGAGGATAGTCAACGGAAAGAGGCAGAGGAAAAGCTTTCTGACCAAGAAAGAGGCTCTTTTGTGGGAGTCCGAACAACTTCCCGACGAAATAGCCGAACAAAAGACCCATTCGGTTTGCTTGCTTGATTGGGCAACTGAATATCTAAGGCATGCAGAGCAAAATTTTACCGGCAAGACGTTTGACGAAAAACGAATGGCCTTTCGTCAATTTTTTGCCTACTCTGGCATCAACCCGAAAGAATCGGCCAATCGGTTAACCGCCCTGCAAGTCCAAAAGGCTTTGCAAAGGCAATCCATCAGCCGATCCGGGAACGCTGCCAATAAAGACAGGAAAAATTTGTCGGCGGCTTGGTCCTGGGGCGTGAAGTTTCTTCAACTCCCCAGCGAAAACCCGTTTTCCAAGGTGGAGAAATTCGCCTCGGAGCGGTTCGAAAGATACGTTCCAACCCTGGACGATTTTTGGAAGGTCTTTCATTCTCTCGTCCAGGACCAAGATAAGCTGATGCTCTATTGCTACTTGCAGACCGGAGCCCGTCGGGATGAGCTGTTCCGTCTTACCTGGGCCGATGTGGATTTTTTTCGTAAAAGAATCCGCCTCAGCTGGAGAAAAAATAAGGTCGGAGAATGGCGCTCTCAGTGGTTGAGCATCAAGGACGATCTTGCCGAGTGGCTGTTACGGCACAAGAAGGGAAACAGCGACTTGAAGGAACATGTATTTGTCAGCTATCGGAGCCTTGCCTATCAATACCGCCAGCATTGGCTGAAAAAGGTCTGCAAGGAAGCCGGGGTAAAGCCGTTTGGTTTTCACGGAATCCGGCATCTGTTTGCTTCAATCCTGGCGGCGCAGAATGTGCCCCTGGTTGAAATTCAATACATGCTCCGTCACACCAGCTTGGCGACGACTCAACGGTATATTCACAGGCTGAAAAAAGAAAACCGGGAAGTGCTAGCGGCACTCCCCGGCTTAACTGCTTCCGAGAAAAATCCTTCAAAAATCCTTCAGCAGGTTCTCGGAGTATGA
- the gatB gene encoding Asp-tRNA(Asn)/Glu-tRNA(Gln) amidotransferase subunit GatB — MEFETVIGLEIHAQMKTKSKIFCGCSTEFGAPPNTHTCPVCLGMPGSLPVLNRKVVESAIKLGLATESTINRENRFARKNYFYPDLPKGYQISQFELPICEHGRIEIEVDGQTPKTIGITRIHMEEDAGKLVHDEREPVSYVDLNRTGTPLLEIVSEPDLRSPEEAAAYLKKLHAIVRYLDICDGNMQEGSFRCDANISLRPRGQQEFGTRTELKNMNSFRNVQLALEYEIRRQRDVLLEGGEVIQQTLLWDPDKGRTEPMRGKEEAHDYRYFPDPDLIPVVVDEAWIEQVRAELPELPDRRRQRFVSDIGLTDYDAALLTASRELADYFEEALLNFANAKKLANFIGTELLRDYGPERIGECPVRPAQLAKLLRLIEEGTISGKIAKTVFTEMLTSGDDPEAIVKAKGLVQMSDEGALVALVREIINANPDQVQQFRDGKTKVMGFFVGQLMQKTKGQANPQLANKLFAQELNA, encoded by the coding sequence ATGGAATTTGAAACCGTGATCGGGCTGGAAATCCATGCCCAGATGAAGACCAAGAGCAAAATTTTCTGTGGTTGCTCCACCGAGTTCGGCGCGCCGCCCAACACCCACACCTGCCCGGTATGCCTGGGCATGCCCGGCTCGCTGCCGGTGCTCAACCGTAAGGTGGTGGAGTCGGCCATCAAGCTGGGATTGGCCACCGAATCGACCATCAACCGGGAAAACCGCTTTGCCCGCAAAAATTATTTTTATCCAGATCTGCCCAAGGGGTACCAGATCTCCCAGTTCGAACTGCCCATCTGCGAGCACGGCCGCATCGAGATCGAGGTAGACGGCCAGACGCCCAAGACCATCGGTATCACCCGCATCCACATGGAGGAGGATGCCGGCAAGCTGGTTCATGACGAACGCGAGCCGGTCAGCTATGTCGATCTCAACCGCACCGGCACGCCGTTGCTCGAAATCGTCAGCGAACCGGACCTGCGCTCGCCGGAGGAGGCCGCCGCCTATTTGAAGAAACTGCATGCCATTGTCCGCTACCTCGATATCTGCGACGGCAACATGCAGGAGGGCAGTTTCCGCTGCGATGCCAACATCTCGCTGCGACCACGAGGGCAGCAGGAGTTCGGTACCCGCACCGAGCTGAAGAACATGAATTCGTTTCGCAACGTGCAATTGGCGCTGGAATACGAGATCCGCCGCCAACGCGACGTTCTGCTTGAAGGCGGCGAGGTGATCCAGCAGACCCTGCTGTGGGATCCGGACAAGGGGCGGACCGAGCCGATGCGTGGCAAGGAAGAGGCCCACGACTACCGCTACTTTCCGGACCCGGACCTGATCCCGGTGGTGGTTGACGAGGCGTGGATTGAACAGGTGCGTGCCGAATTGCCCGAACTGCCGGATCGGCGGCGGCAACGGTTTGTCAGTGATATTGGGCTGACCGATTATGATGCCGCCCTTCTCACCGCCTCCCGTGAACTGGCCGACTATTTCGAAGAGGCCCTGCTGAACTTTGCCAACGCCAAAAAACTGGCCAACTTCATCGGTACCGAACTCCTGCGTGACTACGGCCCCGAACGCATTGGCGAATGCCCGGTCAGGCCGGCACAGTTGGCCAAGTTGCTGCGCCTGATCGAGGAAGGCACCATTTCGGGCAAGATCGCCAAGACGGTCTTTACCGAGATGCTGACCAGCGGCGACGATCCGGAGGCGATCGTCAAGGCCAAGGGGCTGGTGCAGATGAGCGACGAGGGTGCCTTGGTGGCCCTGGTGCGAGAAATTATCAACGCCAACCCGGATCAAGTGCAACAGTTCCGCGATGGCAAGACCAAGGTGATGGGTTTCTTCGTCGGCCAACTGATGCAGAAGACCAAGGGGCAGGCGAACCCCCAGCTGGCCAACAAGCTGTTTGCCCAGGAGCTGAACGCCTGA
- the hemW gene encoding radical SAM family heme chaperone HemW has product MDLAAQAGIYLHVPFCRRKCPYCSFFSIVPQAGDIRRYVETVRLQMRQLAAVPEIQALRFATVFFGGGTPSLLPPEALATLLADCRAVFPFATEQPEITIEVNPGTIDPTGLRQLNRAGCNRLSIGIQSLDDRELHQLGRIHTADEALAILAAAREAGFENCSADLMYGLPGQTVNSWQRGLERILAAGIDHCSLYELTVEEHTPFARQLAQRQWTLPPEDEVLAMMTAIDRTVGRHGLHRYEISNYALPGLECAHNRNYWQNGWYLGLGPGAVAAFGGQRRTAVADLAAYCHWIATGQTVWQTTERLDAEAAFRETVIMGLRLLAGVSISALAQRFAIHLPTYYGPTLSRLLDQGLVILEHDRLRLSPTGLPLANRVMAELV; this is encoded by the coding sequence ATGGACCTTGCCGCCCAAGCCGGCATTTACCTCCATGTGCCTTTCTGCCGCCGCAAGTGCCCTTACTGCAGTTTTTTCTCTATTGTTCCCCAAGCCGGGGACATCCGGCGCTATGTCGAGACAGTACGGTTGCAGATGCGGCAGTTGGCCGCAGTGCCTGAGATCCAGGCGCTGCGCTTTGCCACTGTTTTTTTCGGCGGCGGCACGCCTTCCCTCCTTCCACCCGAGGCCTTGGCCACCCTGCTGGCCGATTGCCGCGCCGTGTTCCCTTTCGCCACCGAACAGCCGGAAATCACCATCGAGGTCAACCCCGGAACCATCGATCCCACAGGCCTCCGGCAGTTGAACCGGGCCGGATGCAATCGTCTCTCCATCGGCATCCAATCGCTGGACGACCGGGAGCTGCACCAGCTCGGCCGAATCCACACCGCCGACGAGGCCCTGGCCATCCTCGCCGCCGCCCGCGAGGCCGGCTTCGAGAACTGCAGCGCCGACCTGATGTACGGTCTGCCGGGGCAAACGGTGAACTCCTGGCAGCGCGGATTGGAACGGATCCTGGCTGCCGGCATCGACCACTGCTCGCTCTATGAGCTGACCGTGGAGGAGCACACTCCTTTTGCCCGGCAACTCGCCCAGCGGCAGTGGACCCTGCCCCCAGAGGACGAGGTACTGGCCATGATGACGGCGATCGACCGCACCGTCGGCCGCCACGGCCTCCATCGGTATGAAATATCCAACTACGCCCTGCCCGGCCTTGAATGCGCCCACAACCGCAACTACTGGCAAAATGGCTGGTATCTTGGCCTGGGACCGGGTGCAGTTGCCGCTTTCGGCGGCCAGCGCCGAACCGCCGTTGCCGACCTCGCTGCCTATTGCCATTGGATCGCCACCGGGCAAACCGTTTGGCAGACGACAGAGCGGTTGGATGCCGAAGCCGCCTTCCGCGAAACCGTGATCATGGGATTGCGCCTGCTGGCAGGTGTATCGATCAGCGCTCTTGCGCAGCGATTCGCCATCCATCTCCCAACCTATTACGGCCCCACCCTGTCGCGGCTGCTCGATCAGGGATTGGTGATCCTTGAACACGACCGCCTCCGTCTCTCGCCCACGGGCCTACCCCTGGCCAACCGGGTGATGGCCGAACTGGTCTAG
- a CDS encoding tetratricopeptide repeat protein: protein MNGFALALLVGIALLAVVFLWKNQAARKKSTVSKAEEQAQRPALPPEQEPPQAVEAPAVAPVPEESAATVITPELPSLEMTVAPTSDTTAAVAEPTPTEPPAAVEPITEDQERGEAAEPLAIVEHDRLAEETEPVLAAATEGEQEAINEQKVVAAAESASPSAAPFPEEGEGRAESPASGQLQTEVMDFAIPDLVAEPKASEEPPPLVRLSLEAYASRLNALEERQRAALAQAIEQQDDKRRDQLQRELVIMNDKLALLADSYVDEMACYQQILDALVRLRHENGEPELTAAIDQLQVGEPAAAEAYLAHLSGQSHPLAAQAAHFSGQLAECRVDLQQAMERYRLAVAKEPGNPRHLQSAGRTARCLYKYKEAVPWLESFVQLSKESSATDPLALALAQRELAYTYVLSGQYQKAGPLYKESMTSLAKQLGQDHVEMAVSWRQIGEYQETLGEYDKAVALYKKALDILEKKRGREHPALTGILAKLAALCMELEMEKQAVPLYERLVRIQEKTLRPTHPQLVISLNNLAESYRLQGQYAEAEACYRKSLAINEAVHGKEHPSVAAILQELAKLCTNQRKSEEAQHYQQRAAAIFQQSVEAAEKQQGKEALTLEL, encoded by the coding sequence ATGAACGGATTCGCGCTTGCCCTGCTCGTGGGGATTGCCCTGCTCGCGGTTGTCTTCCTGTGGAAAAATCAGGCCGCCCGGAAAAAATCCACGGTCAGCAAAGCCGAGGAACAGGCGCAACGCCCTGCCCTGCCACCCGAGCAGGAACCGCCCCAGGCTGTTGAGGCGCCCGCAGTCGCTCCTGTTCCGGAGGAATCGGCTGCCACGGTCATAACACCAGAGCTTCCCTCCTTGGAAATGACCGTCGCGCCGACATCGGACACGACAGCAGCGGTTGCCGAGCCAACGCCGACCGAGCCCCCAGCCGCAGTGGAACCCATCACGGAAGATCAGGAGAGGGGTGAGGCGGCAGAGCCGTTGGCGATTGTCGAGCACGATCGGTTGGCCGAGGAAACAGAGCCGGTTCTCGCAGCGGCAACCGAAGGGGAACAAGAGGCGATCAACGAACAGAAGGTCGTGGCGGCTGCTGAAAGCGCATCGCCCTCCGCCGCACCCTTCCCCGAGGAAGGGGAAGGGCGCGCCGAATCGCCTGCCAGTGGCCAACTCCAGACAGAGGTGATGGATTTCGCTATTCCCGACCTTGTGGCCGAGCCCAAGGCTTCCGAAGAGCCCCCGCCGCTGGTCCGCCTGAGCCTTGAGGCCTATGCCTCCCGCCTGAACGCCCTGGAAGAGCGGCAAAGAGCCGCCTTGGCCCAGGCCATTGAACAGCAGGACGACAAACGACGGGATCAGTTGCAGCGCGAGCTGGTGATCATGAACGACAAGCTGGCCCTGCTGGCCGACAGTTATGTGGACGAAATGGCCTGTTACCAGCAGATCCTGGACGCCCTGGTACGGTTGCGACACGAAAACGGAGAACCAGAGTTGACGGCAGCCATCGACCAATTGCAGGTCGGCGAGCCGGCGGCAGCCGAGGCGTATCTGGCGCACCTGAGCGGACAATCCCACCCCCTTGCCGCCCAGGCCGCCCATTTCAGCGGTCAGTTGGCCGAGTGCCGCGTTGACCTGCAACAGGCCATGGAAAGGTACCGCCTGGCAGTGGCCAAGGAACCGGGCAACCCTCGTCACCTCCAGTCCGCCGGTCGAACAGCCCGCTGCCTCTATAAGTACAAGGAAGCGGTGCCGTGGCTGGAATCCTTTGTCCAGCTCTCCAAGGAGAGTAGCGCAACCGATCCCCTGGCCTTGGCGCTGGCCCAGCGGGAATTGGCCTATACCTACGTCCTCAGCGGCCAGTACCAGAAGGCCGGTCCGCTTTACAAGGAATCGATGACCAGCCTGGCCAAGCAACTGGGACAGGACCATGTAGAGATGGCGGTCAGTTGGCGGCAGATCGGCGAATACCAGGAAACCCTGGGGGAATATGACAAGGCGGTGGCCCTGTATAAGAAGGCCCTGGATATTCTGGAAAAGAAACGCGGTAGAGAGCATCCCGCCTTGACTGGCATCCTGGCCAAGCTGGCGGCCCTGTGCATGGAATTGGAGATGGAGAAACAGGCGGTGCCGCTTTATGAACGGTTGGTCCGCATCCAGGAGAAAACCCTGCGGCCGACCCATCCCCAGTTGGTCATCAGTCTCAATAACCTGGCCGAATCCTATCGCCTTCAGGGGCAGTATGCCGAAGCCGAGGCCTGTTACCGGAAATCCCTGGCCATCAACGAGGCCGTGCATGGCAAGGAGCACCCGAGCGTGGCCGCCATCCTCCAGGAATTAGCCAAACTGTGCACCAATCAGCGTAAATCCGAGGAAGCCCAACACTATCAGCAGCGGGCAGCGGCCATTTTTCAGCAGAGTGTCGAGGCCGCGGAAAAACAACAAGGCAAAGAGGCGTTAACGCTCGAACTGTAA